The Corvus hawaiiensis isolate bCorHaw1 chromosome 10, bCorHaw1.pri.cur, whole genome shotgun sequence genome includes a window with the following:
- the FYTTD1 gene encoding UAP56-interacting factor isoform X1, whose amino-acid sequence MCCLCRIDWSVSCDSRLLGVFIQYVKFYTVCQFFFFLLVDDIIKLNKKEERKQYSPKIKRGLQQNRARQFSSQGSKWGIQQQKGYGKNRLGRRKKIAGKKRSYGVITGLAAKKAVGSHKGISPLNRQPLSEKNAQRNYPVLKRKTNLQRQSEMQRKQAPALRRPALLNRRNNMPSTFVRIGNKLNQQKDTRQATFLFRRGLKVQAQVQSTDDLDNQTVKRTRQWRTSTTSGGILTVSIDNPGAIISPISQKLRLTRSPVPPFLMKRDQSEEKKIPKGVPLQFDINSVGKQTGMTLNERFGILKEQRTALSQNKGSRFVTVG is encoded by the exons ATGTGCTGCCTTTGCAGGATTGACTGGTCTGTCTCCTGTGACTCCAGGCTGCTCGGGGTTTTTATTCAGTATGTCAAATTTTATACAGTatgtcagtttttcttttttcttcttgtagaTGATATAATCAAGCTGaacaagaaagaagagagaaagcaatattctcccaaaataaaaagagggcTTCAGCAGAATCGAGCTCGACAGTTTAGTTCACAAGGCTCCAAGTGGGGAATCCAACAGCAGAAAG GTTATGGTAAGAATCGTTTGGGGCGCAGAAAGAAGATAGCAGGGAAGAAGCGTTCTTACGGAGTTATAACTGGCCTGGCAGCCAAGAAAGCTGTGGGTTCACACAAAGGAATCAGTCCTCTGAACAGACAGCCACTGAGTGAGAAG AATGCACAACGGAATTACCCAgtcttgaaaaggaaaacaaacctgcAGAGACAatctgaaatgcagagaaaacaagCTCCTGCCCTCAGGAGGCCTGCCCTGCTAAACAGGAG GAATAACATGCCTTCCACTTTTGTCAGAATTGGAAACAAACTAAATCAGCAGAAAGATACTCGTCAAGCAACTTTCCTGTTTAGAAGGGGCCTGAAG GTGCAGGCCCAAGTGCAGTCAACAGATGATCTTGATAATCAGACAGTAAAGAGAACTCGTCA ATGGCGAACTTCTACTACAAGTGGAGGGATCCTGACTGTGTCTATTGACAACCCAGGAGCAATCATAAGCCCAAT TTCCCAGAAATTACGATTAACTCGTAGTCCTGTGCCGCCATTTCTGATGAAGAGGGACCAGTCTGAAGAGAAGAAGATTCCAAAAGGTGTTCCGTTGCAGTTTGATATAAATAGTGTTGGAAAACAG acaggGATGACGTTGAACGAACGATTTGGGATCCTGAAGGAGCAGAGGACAGCACTGTCTCAGAACAAAGGAAGCCGTTTTGTAACAGTGGGCTAA
- the FYTTD1 gene encoding UAP56-interacting factor isoform X2 — protein MSAFGATAPLPGSSAAAGARHGGGESLEKIDMSLDDIIKLNKKEERKQYSPKIKRGLQQNRARQFSSQGSKWGIQQQKGYGKNRLGRRKKIAGKKRSYGVITGLAAKKAVGSHKGISPLNRQPLSEKNAQRNYPVLKRKTNLQRQSEMQRKQAPALRRPALLNRRNNMPSTFVRIGNKLNQQKDTRQATFLFRRGLKVQAQVQSTDDLDNQTVKRTRQWRTSTTSGGILTVSIDNPGAIISPISQKLRLTRSPVPPFLMKRDQSEEKKIPKGVPLQFDINSVGKQTGMTLNERFGILKEQRTALSQNKGSRFVTVG, from the exons ATGAGCGCGTTCGGGGCTACGGCACCGCTCCCGGGCTCTTCGGCCGCGGCGGGGGCCCGGCACGGCGGCGGCGAGAGCCTGGAGAAGATCGACATGTCCCTGG aTGATATAATCAAGCTGaacaagaaagaagagagaaagcaatattctcccaaaataaaaagagggcTTCAGCAGAATCGAGCTCGACAGTTTAGTTCACAAGGCTCCAAGTGGGGAATCCAACAGCAGAAAG GTTATGGTAAGAATCGTTTGGGGCGCAGAAAGAAGATAGCAGGGAAGAAGCGTTCTTACGGAGTTATAACTGGCCTGGCAGCCAAGAAAGCTGTGGGTTCACACAAAGGAATCAGTCCTCTGAACAGACAGCCACTGAGTGAGAAG AATGCACAACGGAATTACCCAgtcttgaaaaggaaaacaaacctgcAGAGACAatctgaaatgcagagaaaacaagCTCCTGCCCTCAGGAGGCCTGCCCTGCTAAACAGGAG GAATAACATGCCTTCCACTTTTGTCAGAATTGGAAACAAACTAAATCAGCAGAAAGATACTCGTCAAGCAACTTTCCTGTTTAGAAGGGGCCTGAAG GTGCAGGCCCAAGTGCAGTCAACAGATGATCTTGATAATCAGACAGTAAAGAGAACTCGTCA ATGGCGAACTTCTACTACAAGTGGAGGGATCCTGACTGTGTCTATTGACAACCCAGGAGCAATCATAAGCCCAAT TTCCCAGAAATTACGATTAACTCGTAGTCCTGTGCCGCCATTTCTGATGAAGAGGGACCAGTCTGAAGAGAAGAAGATTCCAAAAGGTGTTCCGTTGCAGTTTGATATAAATAGTGTTGGAAAACAG acaggGATGACGTTGAACGAACGATTTGGGATCCTGAAGGAGCAGAGGACAGCACTGTCTCAGAACAAAGGAAGCCGTTTTGTAACAGTGGGCTAA